DNA sequence from the Rhizoctonia solani chromosome 10, complete sequence genome:
TGAAAGCGCGTAGTTTGTATCGAAGTATATAGTATCAGTAAATGCttcttatatatatttatatcttgCTACAAGTCGTTGAGCTCTGTATTTGATCTTTTGTAAGATAATATCCTGTGTAAACGAGACTGTCCATTCGATGCGGAATACATGCGCGTTAAATACATGTCGGAATGAGACCTAGTCGCGGGAGTAAACGGTACGATACGAACAGAGATTAGATAGTATACTATGAGGTACGGAACACACATGTGGATATCTTGTATGAGATCGGTTATTTACTTTAACAGTTTGCCACCTACACTGAAACATTGTTTGAATTAAATTAGTCGCTTGTCATTGTGAGTGATGAGAGGGGCTACACTGGAGCTTTATTCTCGTGTATCCTGTGTGCACTATAATGATATGTTGTGGGCAAACAATCGAGAGGATATTCATTGACATCCTACACTAGTGCACTTGAAGTCCCTTCAGTTGTTCCTTAACCTAGCCCATACGTAATCGGGGACACGGTGCATCATGTGGGGCTTCCCATCTTCTCAGCGATTTTTGAGAGAGAACAGATCCTAACAAAAGCATACACCACGTTATACGTAGAGCAGAGTGTACAATACATTCAATCCTTTAAGTTGAACCCTTTATCCTTGATGGATTAAAGAATCAAGTCCTATAGCTACTACGGATATGCATTCAGGCCAATTAAATATACTGACAATAGCCACAGTTAATGAGCCGAAATATGAGTTTCATAGTATTGTACACTTACACAAGGATATTGTTTAATTAGGGCTGTGCAAATCTCTTCTTTTGCGAGATCTTCATCCCGACGATCCGTGCCATATGTTATGCTACATACTGAAGCCGACAAATCCAAGCCATTCATTGAATACGATGTTAGCGTAGGCTACACTCAACACAGCATTTCAACATACCAACAGGGCGCCACAGAAATTGCTTGCCTGGCGGCGCTCCAGGTTGGAACTCGTATCTGCAGCTCAAAGCACACCCTTTAAGCTCCAACCAACGGGAGAAATAATCGTACGAAGACTCGCGGAATTGCCGTTCAAGGAGCTGGTCTGAGTTAATTCCAGAGGTTTTATGCCCAAGCCACTTGAGAATATCCAGGCTTGGATGTTGGCTAATTTTAGCGGGGGTATTATGAGACATTGAGAGAGTAAAAGAATCGAATTCAGGGAAGGGAGCAGTCAGTACAGGTGGGTTGAAGCTCTCTCACAAGGCTCATAATATACTCAAATCCCAATAAAAAGACGGGTTGCAGCGCACACTTGTTCTTGTATTCATAGTAACTTATTTACCCTTCTCGGTAAAGGGGAAGCCCTTCGCAACTAAGGTAAATGATTATCGGTACACGAGGCCCAAAGCTGTTTTGAATCATTCCGGTCGGTTGATATATGTATTGATTGCTCTTGTGACCCTGAATAAATAGAATTCAACAACCGAACAACTGAGATTTCGGCTATGGGGAGGGTTCACGGTTATTTGCGATGGCTGTTTCCTCTGGAACGGCAATTTCGAATCCTAAGTAGGAAGAGAAGTAGCGGGCCAACTTTTAATGATGGTATAGATAGATTGCTGATCTCACACAATCGAATTCGCCTCGGACTATCGCGATATAAGAAATCTCCAACACCAGGGTATACGTGTCGACTGCGCCAGACGCCCTGTTTGTACTCACTCTTTTCCTGCTCATTTTTACTTCACTTTCTCAAGACCTGGATCCGATATCATATATCCGAGATCCATCTGACATTTACTTTGGCAAAGCAACCCTTCCCGAAAGCTGTCTGTTAGTTGGGGAATATGTGAATACAACAGCTTCAGTGTCCCACATTACATTAGATTACAAGAGCATCCCCATGGGGAAATAGAGcggtggccaggcatgaaaACGTTGTACGTACGAAGTATTGTATCTGTAGAAATTCTTCGTCGTGTATATTTGTCTCCCTAGGTTTAGCTAGGTATATTTTTGTACTAGCATTACATTGTCGAGCCTCCCGAGCACGGGATGATTAGAGCCTCCACCTCTATCTGGAGCTCATAATATTAGACAGGCGATCGCCGCCCCGTGGCATGTAGAAGGTCAAGCTCCCTAGGGTCCTTGCTGTTATCGAGTAGATCCCTGCAATCAACATCAAACATGTGTCTGGAAGACAATAACCTATTAGCCAATCATAGAATTGCCACCGTTTTTCACTCACGGGCGAAACTGGTTGCTGGTCCGTGACGAAGTTATTTGCAGGCAAATTGCGATGTAATCTTATGTACGACTTAGTGTGGATCGTCTTTGCCTATACTCGACTTGCATTATCACAAGAAAACAGAATAGCATACAGTAATGAACCTTAAGTTTCATATACGCGTCTCGATTGGAATGCTGCACGGATGTCTGTATTAGTATATTATGATAAACTGCGGGTTTTTTTCGTTATCCGCGGGTGTATCCGTCACTCACGAGCCTTTCTAGCCCACAGTAGTATGTTTCGGGGTGGTGCCGTTTCATGGCTTTGTCGATGGAGTAGTACAACTTCCCAGACTTTGCTCCCTGGTCGTATGTAGTCATATCATTGTACCTATTCGTCGCTTGTGTTAGATGACCTGGCCTATGATAAAGTAGGCTCCGGCTGGCTCGACGCCTCTGATTAAGCCATCCTCACGGCCGTATCCTCCGTTATGACGGTAGTCCTTCCTCTGATAATTTATCGTATAGTCGCCTGGCTGCAGTTTTTTGGTATGATTTTGCGAGGAGAGAATTAAGGGAAGTGAGGAAAGAGAGACACCGAGTACGTTGCTTTACTGGACGTGACCGATGGCAGCCACGTGATACCGTAAGACCTACTTCCCAACTGGGATCGCACCACCCCCATACTTTATACTTTAATTTTTTATGAGATATGGTGTATCAGAAATAAACTTGTCAAAATCAATGTTCAGGCGTTTTTGTAAATTCTAACTACAAAGAGTTGTTATAGCTATGTTTGATTAGCTGGGGCTCGAATAATGGTAAACGTAGTACAGCAGAACACCCGCGGGATGGTTGTAGCTCATAACGAGTCTATGGCTTCTTGCTATGGAGATCTGACTATACATGCGTGTATGCCTATGCGGGGAGGAGGCCTGCCTTCGCAATGCCGAGTGCAAAACCGCAAAATGGGGCAATGCCCGAGTCGGGTTTGAGGAGACACGAGTACGACTTACGGGCCGCGTAGGTCATCCGCGCTCGGAAAACGTAGTGCCAGGGAAGCATGGCGGGAACAAAAGGCAACGACTGCATTGCTCCACCCGTCTGTCCGATCGGACGTAGCTCGAGCCGGCAGCCACGTGAGGGAGCAGTTTGCtttgttcgcatgtagctccttaaatatgaatccCAAAAAAAGGCAGCCACGTGAGCCTTGTATGTAGCCTCGCTCTAACTGAGCCTCGGTGTCCGACCATGTGTTCGGGTCCGAGTAATAAATTgtagcaaaaaaaaaaaaggcagCCACGTGATCTCGTGAGCGCCGGTTTCCTAGGCTCCGCCGGCCACGGCGCACTACCTCATAATTGGCCTTTAGCTTACTGGCCACAATAACTCCTGGGGCGTAGCATGAATGTCCAGAAGTCGGAGATTTTTTGTACGAGATTGTTTCCCTTTCACATGTATTGTACATAAGACTTATCGTAATCCTGGGAATGAGATGAGATATTCTAAGTCCGGCCGACGAGCCTACGTCCTCCGAACTGACCGCCTCCACTGGAGACTTATAGCACCTAATAGTTTATTATTTTACGAAGAGAACTCTGCTTGATAGTGACACCACACTCGGCCAAAACCCGAAAAGCTCAGGGCTACTTGGAGGCAACGTCCCTTGTCCTATTCCAGGAGCCTCTGGGGATCTATTTTGAAAAGGagaagcgctcagcgcctgtATTTCTAAACGGAAATGCTCCCTCGTCTTCGGTCCAGCGCCAAGTTGGGTAGATCCGGCCCTAAGATCACACGACGATCACTGCTTGGGTCAGCCTCAACGATATTTTTGTTCTATAGCTTGTCCCGATCTTTTCCAACTTCGTCCGCCACCGGTCCTCGATTTAAACCACTACACCGCCTTGTCTTACCTATTCAAATCATGGGTGAACAAGATACGAATGGAAAAGCAGGCGCGCGCACTGTAAATACGAGCGAACGACTGGATGCCCTTAGGCTTCTCATGAAAGAGAATCAAGTGGACGCGTAGTACGTGTATAGCGATGAAGGGTGTCTCATGTGGAGGATCTGATCATTCAAATCGATAGTGTGGTGGTGTCTGAGGATCAACGTGTGTTGGGAGTAACGCGTGCTCATAACATATTGATTGAGGCATATCGCAGACTCTAGCGAATACCTAGCGGATTGCGATGCGAGGAGGGCATTCATCAGTGGTTTCGATGGGTCTGCAGGTAAGTACATAAACCGGCTGTCTATAGGTAAAGTCCACGCATCTGGGCATCTGGACAGGATGTGCGATCATATCTGCTTCGGGAGCCTTCCTTTTTACCGATGGTCGTTATTTCTTACAAGCGGAACAACAGCTTGATAGGTGGGTCCATCACCACTGGGGGTGCTTGCTACTGTCCTTACGATTGGCATCAACTTTAAAATAGTAATTGGACCTTGATGAAACAGGGCCTTCCTGGTATGTACATTAGTCTCCCGGCTCTATTTTGAAGTAAACCAAAATCAATATAGGCGTACCAACATGGCAAGAGTTTCTAGCAAAGGTTTATCAGTTTGTTAAACCAATACTTCAGTCAACTAACCCATGATTCCAGAAACTTCCTGACGGCACCAAGATCGGAATTGACCCAACGTTGATTTCCGTTTGTATGTCACTTTTTTGTTTGATTGTTCTAGTGACCAATTTTATACATTCAGCGGATGCGACGTCTCTCAAGAAAACTCTGACCCCACGAAATTCTTCCCTAGTTCCAATCTGCTCCAATCTTGTCGACAAAGTGTGGAATTCACGTCCAGCTAGACCTGCCAATCCAATTCATCCCCTTCCGCTGGAATATGCGGGTGCATCGGCAGCCGAGAAACTGGGCATGCTTCGAGCAAAGTTAGCTCGAGCTGGTGCCACAGGAGTGGTCGTATCTCTTTTGGACGAGGTGGCTTGGTTAGTTGGGATGAGGGGGTCCGATATTGATTACAACCCTGGTACGCTTGAAGACACTAACTGAATATGATCGGCCATCTAACGCGACTTTGTGCAGTTTTCTTTGCGTATGCCGTAGTTACGCCTAACACCGCCACTCTTTTCGTCAACTCCTCTCAGCTGACCCCTGAAGCGCAAGACAACCTGAAGGAGGCGGGGTGGGAAATGGAGCAATATGAATCTATTATGAAACGGCTAGAAGAACTGGGTTCCAAGGTCACCGAAATAAAAGAGGAAGTGAAAGTGACCGAAGAAGAAGATGTCGAAGATACGCAACCGAAAGGTGAAGCACAAGGAGTAAGTGAAAGGTCTCATCAAGCACCTTTTATAATGACCAGCGTGAGCGTAGAAAGTCCTGATCGACTCCAAAGCGAGCCTGGCAGTAGCACACGCGCTAGGCGACAATCGTTATCAAATAGTACGCTCTGCTGTTGCCGACGCCAAGTCTATCAAGAATACCGTCGAGCTTAAAGGGTTCCGAAATTCCCACGTTAGGGATGGAGTAGCATTGGTGCGTGCACATATACTCCTTCAGCTTCAGTATTTCTAATCTTATATACACTTAGGCTCGGTATTTCGCTCACCTTGAGGAACACTTGTCGGGCGCCGAGGAGCCCAAGTGGAGCGAATATCAGGGCGCACAGGTTTTGGAGCGTTACAGGAGCGAACTTGATTTATTCAAAGGGCTCTCCTTCACTACCATTAGTAGTACGGGACCCAATGGAGGTAAGCCATATCTATAAAGACCATGGCGCCCACTCAGCTCATTCTTCTCTGTTCGATTAGCAATTATCCACTACTCCCCTGCCAAAGAAGGCTCCgctgaaatcaagaaggAGCAAATCTATTTGTGCGATTCAGGCGGTGCGCTTTCTGTTTATCACTGATCGAGGGTATAAAAAGCCAACCTAACATGGATTATAGCTCAGTTTTTAGACGGAACTACCGATGTTACTAGAACTTGGGTAAGTTTATTATCATGATCATCAAACCACCCTTGTTTTAATTTAAACGTATTCAGCACTTCGGGACACCGACGGCACAAGAGAAGCGCGCATTTACTCGCGTTTTGCAAGGCCATATTTCCATTGACACGGCGGTCTTTCCAACTGGGACAACGGGTGAGTATATTACTACCCTCCCTTTATTTGACTGACATCCACCTACATCCGCCAGGATACTTGCTGTAAGAGCAAACTGTCCACCACCAATTTTCTCTCAATTTCTGACATTTCGTTAACTGGGACTACAAAAGTGATGCTTTCGCCAGGCGTGCACTCTGGGCAGATGGACTAGGTAAATTCTCGATCCATTCCTGATCGTAAAATACTGATGTCATCTTGAATAGACTATAGGTATGTGTCAAAACTATGAACTCATCTATGCATATGGCTAACTATGTTTAGGCATGGAACCGGACAT
Encoded proteins:
- a CDS encoding Metallopeptidase family M24; this encodes MGEQDTNGKAGARTVNTSERLDALRLLMKENQVDAYVVVSEDQHSSEYLADCDARRAFISGFDGSAGCAIISASGAFLFTDGRYFLQAEQQLDSNWTLMKQGLPGVPTWQEFLAKKLPDGTKIGIDPTLISVSDATSLKKTLTPRNSSLVPICSNLVDKVWNSRPARPANPIHPLPLEYAGASAAEKLGMLRAKLARAGATGVVVSLLDEVAWLVGMRGSDIDYNPVFFAYAVVTPNTATLFVNSSQLTPEAQDNLKEAGWEMEQYESIMKRLEELGSKVTEIKEEVKVTEEEDVEDTQPKGEAQGKVLIDSKASLAVAHALGDNRYQIVRSAVADAKSIKNTVELKGFRNSHVRDGVALARYFAHLEEHLSGAEEPKWSEYQGAQVLERYRSELDLFKGLSFTTISSTGPNGAIIHYSPAKEGSAEIKKEQIYLCDSGAQFLDGTTDVTRTWHFGTPTAQEKRAFTRVLQGHISIDTAVFPTGTTGYLLDAFARRALWADGLDYRHGTGHGVGHYLCVHEGPQGIGTRIAYNDTKLKEGMVLSNEPGYYEDGKFGIRIESIVLVRKVSTPNDFGSRGYLGFEHVTMCPIQTKLVDKTLLTAGEIQWLNDYHAEVLKKVGPELAKVGDSRAQAWLQRECAKI